In one window of Thermus neutrinimicus DNA:
- a CDS encoding glycoside hydrolase family 2 TIM barrel-domain containing protein, translating to MRLERAWFLAHEARTPAELPQAGWREVALPHQWTLEGLEAEVGWYRFSLPEGGSRRFFRSLGDYYQEAWVDGTYLGRHEGYFFPWLKELPPGRELLLRVSAPKEPLGVWPRFKRQIKGVFGQHDCRPGGTTERGQERGTGGLWGGVEVWMREEVALLGLTHRLLPRPGGWRLWVRLLVDALRPYREEVILRILPENFPGEALEKRLVLEGEGGRRWQEGVWDLPEMPLWEVWERGFPHLFRLEAELLGASLSAPLGFRTVELDGEGWLLLNGRRLFLRGTNIIPTQWLSGYTEALAQKDVALLKEAHLNAVRVHAHLTHPAFYRACDQEGILVWQDFPLQWGYAPDEAFAQEALRQARAMVEVLGAHPSLYLWCAQNEPTHNCHALGPLLAAALRAEDPTRPVKEASDFREHPYPGWYWGHMRDFLALPGAPLPSEFGAQALPRPALLRRVLGEAAWPPRWEVYAYHNFQPHETFRVAGVEVGESLEAFVENSQAYQARLLEFAIHAYRRGKGRVAGYFQFMFVEPWEGITWAVVDVERVPKKGYHALKEASSPVLLSLVPYRERVEVGGPPLQEAWLISDLDRPLRLKVRLFLEGPVHLPLYEEEVALAPGEARRFFSLGELWESPLEVQARYLPLQEALRRLSPGTYRLVGEAYEGERLWSRHVLEVAYLEPILPLGVAW from the coding sequence ATGAGGTTGGAAAGAGCTTGGTTTTTGGCCCATGAGGCGAGGACCCCTGCGGAGCTTCCCCAGGCCGGCTGGCGGGAGGTGGCCCTTCCCCACCAGTGGACCCTCGAGGGCCTGGAGGCGGAGGTGGGCTGGTACCGGTTCTCCCTTCCCGAGGGGGGCTCGAGGCGGTTTTTCCGCTCCCTTGGGGACTATTACCAGGAGGCTTGGGTGGATGGCACCTACCTGGGGCGGCACGAGGGGTACTTCTTCCCCTGGCTTAAGGAGCTTCCCCCTGGGCGGGAGCTTCTCCTCCGGGTCTCGGCCCCCAAGGAGCCCTTGGGGGTCTGGCCCCGGTTTAAGCGGCAGATCAAAGGGGTCTTTGGGCAGCACGACTGCCGGCCTGGGGGGACCACGGAGCGGGGCCAGGAGCGGGGAACGGGGGGCCTTTGGGGCGGGGTGGAGGTTTGGATGCGGGAGGAGGTGGCCCTTTTGGGCCTTACCCACCGTCTCCTTCCCCGGCCGGGGGGTTGGCGGCTATGGGTGCGCCTTCTTGTGGATGCCCTGAGGCCCTACCGCGAGGAGGTGATCCTCAGGATCCTCCCCGAGAACTTTCCTGGGGAGGCCTTGGAGAAAAGGCTGGTCCTGGAGGGGGAAGGGGGGCGAAGGTGGCAGGAGGGGGTCTGGGACCTGCCCGAGATGCCCCTGTGGGAGGTGTGGGAGCGGGGGTTCCCCCATCTTTTCCGCCTGGAGGCGGAGCTCCTGGGGGCAAGCCTCAGCGCTCCTCTCGGCTTCCGCACCGTGGAGCTGGACGGGGAGGGGTGGCTTCTTTTGAACGGGAGGAGGCTTTTCCTGAGGGGGACCAACATCATCCCCACCCAGTGGCTTTCCGGCTACACCGAGGCCCTGGCCCAAAAGGACGTGGCCCTCCTCAAGGAGGCCCACCTGAACGCCGTTCGGGTCCACGCCCACCTGACCCACCCCGCCTTCTACCGGGCCTGCGATCAGGAGGGGATCCTGGTATGGCAGGACTTCCCCTTGCAGTGGGGGTACGCCCCTGACGAGGCCTTCGCCCAGGAGGCCTTGCGCCAGGCGAGGGCCATGGTGGAGGTTTTAGGGGCCCATCCCTCCCTTTACCTCTGGTGCGCCCAGAACGAGCCCACCCATAACTGCCACGCCCTGGGCCCCCTCCTGGCCGCTGCCCTTAGGGCCGAGGACCCCACCCGCCCAGTAAAGGAAGCCTCCGACTTTCGCGAGCACCCCTACCCCGGGTGGTACTGGGGGCACATGCGGGACTTCCTGGCCCTTCCCGGGGCTCCCCTTCCCTCCGAGTTCGGGGCCCAGGCCCTGCCCCGGCCAGCGCTGTTGCGCCGGGTCCTGGGGGAGGCTGCCTGGCCTCCCCGGTGGGAGGTCTACGCCTACCACAACTTCCAGCCCCACGAGACCTTCCGGGTGGCGGGGGTGGAGGTGGGGGAGTCCCTGGAGGCGTTTGTGGAGAACTCCCAAGCCTACCAGGCCAGGCTTTTGGAGTTTGCCATCCACGCCTATCGGCGGGGAAAGGGGAGGGTGGCGGGCTACTTCCAGTTCATGTTTGTGGAGCCCTGGGAGGGGATCACCTGGGCGGTGGTGGACGTGGAGCGGGTGCCCAAGAAGGGCTATCACGCCCTGAAGGAGGCCAGCAGCCCGGTCCTCCTCTCCCTGGTCCCCTACCGGGAAAGGGTGGAGGTGGGAGGACCGCCTTTGCAGGAGGCCTGGCTCATAAGCGACCTGGACCGGCCCCTGAGGCTTAAGGTGCGCCTTTTCCTGGAGGGCCCCGTCCACCTCCCCCTATACGAGGAGGAGGTGGCCTTGGCCCCTGGGGAGGCCCGGCGGTTTTTCAGCCTGGGGGAGCTTTGGGAAAGCCCCCTCGAGGTCCAGGCCCGCTACCTCCCCCTCCAGGAGGCCTTAAGGCGGCTTTCCCCGGGTACCTACCGTCTGGTGGGGGAGGCTTACGAGGGGGAAAGGCTCTGGTCCCGCCATGTCCTCGAGGTGGCGTATCTGGAGCCTATCCTGCCCCTGGGGGTAGCCTGGTGA
- a CDS encoding MFS transporter — translation MPAHMAYALGALGLTLPGQTFGTYLAFYYLDHLGLAASAFALARLVFSAWDAVNDPLFGYLSDRTRTPWGRRRPWLFLGLPLLLLAFYLTFNVPGPFRQGPGLFWYCLGVILFFETFAALTWVNHAALFPELFRGQEERARANAWRQGFYFLGLAVSIALTPLVYTALGFPGMALLYGASGGALLLLFLLSIREDPKAQLAKPLPFIPAFRYTLGDQAFWLYSLAALFLLFAVGLFGAAMPFYAKYALGLGPEATSLLFASVLLAALPSVFLWARLSGALGPKGAWLLAIALLALGALLLLLPRTLLQALPVGLLIGMGFGGVLVLGDVLLAEVIDRDAQLTGRRREGVYYSVYGFINRLSGPLQAFSFALLTPLFGYVSGEAPGPDPGGAFRFLMAVPPFVAALLALGLALRFPYGAKG, via the coding sequence ATCCCAGCCCACATGGCCTATGCCCTGGGTGCCCTGGGCCTAACCCTGCCGGGCCAGACCTTTGGCACCTACCTGGCCTTCTACTACCTGGACCACCTGGGCCTGGCCGCCAGCGCCTTCGCCCTAGCCCGCCTGGTCTTTTCCGCGTGGGATGCGGTGAACGATCCCCTTTTCGGCTACCTCTCCGACCGCACCCGGACCCCCTGGGGCCGGAGGCGGCCTTGGCTTTTCCTGGGGCTTCCCCTGTTGCTTTTGGCCTTCTACCTCACCTTCAACGTTCCCGGGCCCTTCCGCCAAGGGCCTGGCCTCTTCTGGTACTGCCTTGGGGTCATCCTCTTCTTCGAGACCTTCGCCGCCCTCACCTGGGTGAACCACGCGGCCCTCTTTCCCGAGCTCTTCAGGGGCCAGGAGGAGCGGGCCCGGGCCAATGCCTGGCGCCAGGGGTTTTACTTCCTGGGCCTGGCGGTGAGCATCGCCCTGACCCCCTTGGTCTACACCGCCTTGGGTTTTCCCGGCATGGCCCTCCTCTATGGGGCCAGCGGGGGAGCGTTGCTCCTCCTCTTCCTCCTTTCCATCCGGGAAGACCCTAAGGCCCAGCTGGCCAAGCCCCTTCCCTTCATCCCCGCCTTCCGCTACACCCTGGGGGACCAGGCCTTTTGGCTCTACTCCCTGGCCGCCTTGTTCCTCCTCTTCGCGGTGGGGCTTTTCGGGGCGGCCATGCCCTTTTACGCCAAGTACGCCTTGGGCCTAGGGCCTGAGGCCACCTCCCTGCTCTTCGCCTCGGTGCTCCTGGCGGCCTTGCCCTCGGTCTTCCTCTGGGCCCGGCTGTCAGGGGCCTTGGGCCCCAAGGGAGCCTGGCTCCTGGCCATTGCCCTCCTGGCCCTGGGGGCCCTTCTCCTCCTTCTGCCCCGCACCCTTCTCCAGGCCCTGCCCGTGGGCCTCCTCATCGGGATGGGGTTTGGCGGGGTGCTGGTCTTGGGGGATGTCCTGCTGGCAGAGGTGATCGACCGGGACGCCCAGCTTACGGGAAGGAGGCGGGAAGGGGTCTACTATAGCGTCTACGGGTTCATCAACCGGCTTTCCGGACCCCTGCAGGCCTTTTCCTTCGCCCTCCTCACCCCCCTTTTCGGGTACGTGAGCGGGGAGGCCCCGGGGCCCGACCCGGGGGGTGCCTTCCGCTTCCTTATGGCGGTGCCTCCCTTTGTGGCGGCCCTGTTGGCCTTGGGGCTGGCCTTGCGGTTTCCCTACGGGGCCAAGGGGTAG